A genome region from Jeotgalibacillus aurantiacus includes the following:
- the hemH gene encoding ferrochelatase — MAKKKMGLLVMAYGTPYTEGDLERFYTHIRRGRKPSPELLEDLRERYDAIGGISPLARITEEQANALTDHLNEVQDDIEFKMYLGLKHIEPFVEDAVDDMKKDGIEEAVSIVLAPHFSSYSVKSYNKRAKDRSDEIGGPSITSIESWYDEPKFIQYWSEKVKATFDGMTDEQREDAVLIVSAHSLPEKILAGGDPYPDQLKETADLIAEAAGVKNYEIGWQSEGNTPDPWIGPDVQDLTRDLHEKHGYKAFVYTPVGFVSDHLEVLYDNDYECKVVTDEIGADYFRPEMPNTQPLFIEAMTDKVLKHLNEVKN; from the coding sequence ATGGCAAAAAAGAAAATGGGCTTGCTTGTAATGGCATATGGAACACCTTATACAGAAGGTGACCTTGAAAGATTTTATACTCACATCAGACGGGGCAGAAAGCCTTCGCCTGAACTGCTTGAAGATTTGAGAGAACGTTATGATGCAATTGGAGGAATTTCTCCGCTTGCACGTATCACAGAAGAGCAGGCGAACGCACTGACAGATCATCTGAATGAAGTTCAGGATGACATCGAGTTCAAAATGTACCTCGGTTTAAAACATATTGAACCATTTGTAGAAGATGCAGTGGACGATATGAAAAAGGATGGCATTGAGGAAGCGGTATCGATTGTATTAGCACCACATTTCTCTTCTTACAGTGTTAAATCTTACAATAAGCGTGCAAAAGACCGTTCTGATGAGATCGGCGGTCCGTCTATTACGTCTATTGAAAGCTGGTACGATGAGCCGAAATTCATTCAGTACTGGTCTGAAAAAGTAAAAGCAACTTTTGATGGTATGACAGATGAACAGCGTGAAGATGCAGTACTAATCGTATCTGCCCACAGCCTTCCTGAAAAAATTCTTGCAGGTGGAGACCCTTATCCAGACCAGTTGAAAGAAACAGCTGACCTGATTGCGGAAGCAGCCGGTGTGAAGAACTATGAAATCGGCTGGCAGAGTGAAGGAAACACACCTGATCCATGGATTGGACCGGATGTTCAGGACCTTACAAGAGATCTTCACGAAAAGCACGGTTACAAAGCATTTGTATACACACCGGTAGGATTTGTATCAGATCACCTTGAAGTACTGTATGACAACGATTATGAATGTAAAGTCGTAACGGATGAAATCGGTGCGGACTACTTCCGTCCGGAAATGCCGAATACACAGCCCCTGTTCATTGAGGCTATGACAGATAAAGTACTCAAGCATTTAAACGAAGTGAAAAACTAG
- the hemE gene encoding uroporphyrinogen decarboxylase, with protein MSSFNDTFLRAAKGESVTHTPAWYMRQAGRSQPEYRKIKEKYSLFEITLQPELCAYVTRLPVENYNVDAAVLYKDIMTPLPAIGVDVEIKSGIGPVIDNPIRSVKDIEKLGMINPEEDVPHVLDTIRLLTTEQLNVPLIGFGGAPFTLASYMIEGGPSRNYHKTKAFMYQEPRAWDALMDKLAEMTILYTKAQIKAGAGAIQLFDSWVGTLNTADYRTYIKPHMEKIFAALRGEDAVLIMHGVGAAHLAKDWNDLPLDVVGLDWRLPIKEAREKGVTKAVQGNLDPSLLLCDWDTIEKHLKPILDEGMAHPGHIFNLGHGVFPEVQPETLKRLTSFVHEYTAR; from the coding sequence ATGTCCTCATTTAACGATACATTCTTACGTGCAGCAAAAGGAGAGAGCGTCACACATACACCGGCCTGGTATATGCGTCAGGCAGGACGTTCACAGCCTGAATACCGAAAGATTAAAGAGAAATATTCACTGTTTGAAATTACGCTTCAGCCGGAGCTTTGTGCGTATGTAACCCGACTGCCGGTAGAAAACTACAATGTGGATGCAGCGGTTCTTTACAAGGATATTATGACACCGCTTCCTGCAATTGGCGTAGATGTGGAAATCAAATCCGGTATTGGTCCAGTGATCGATAATCCAATCCGCTCTGTCAAAGATATTGAAAAGCTTGGCATGATTAACCCGGAAGAGGATGTACCTCATGTATTAGATACGATCAGGCTTTTGACAACGGAGCAGCTGAACGTACCGCTGATCGGATTTGGAGGAGCGCCGTTTACGCTTGCCAGCTATATGATCGAAGGTGGACCGTCCCGTAATTATCATAAAACAAAGGCGTTTATGTATCAGGAGCCTAGGGCATGGGATGCCTTGATGGACAAGCTTGCTGAGATGACGATTCTTTACACAAAAGCTCAGATTAAAGCCGGTGCAGGTGCGATCCAGCTGTTTGATTCATGGGTGGGTACATTAAATACGGCAGACTATCGCACATACATCAAACCACACATGGAAAAAATCTTTGCAGCATTAAGAGGGGAAGACGCTGTGCTGATTATGCATGGAGTTGGAGCGGCTCATCTGGCTAAGGACTGGAATGACCTGCCGCTTGATGTTGTGGGGCTCGACTGGAGATTGCCGATTAAGGAAGCGCGTGAAAAAGGCGTAACAAAAGCGGTTCAGGGTAATCTGGATCCATCTTTATTACTTTGTGACTGGGATACGATTGAAAAGCACCTGAAGCCGATTCTTGATGAAGGAATGGCACACCCTGGACACATTTTTAACCTGGGACATGGCGTATTCCCGGAAGTACAACCGGAAACGCTGAAGCGACTGACATCATTTGTTCATGAATACACTGCGCGATAA
- a CDS encoding antibiotic biosynthesis monooxygenase family protein, producing MNMYMTFGTPEFLHKFTEEHPNETMIQLQGDDTTLLLHETEGSTVFSQPRKYEIFDQTGTLTNNGFFVFNNIPVSEEGRPVFEHRFKNRAGLIEEEPGFVAIRILRPLDSDTYVVLTQWEDEESFKNWQTSQSYNKAHAKRGTSEGIDHQKSIFPRQSFVTKYVGQTEQ from the coding sequence ATGAATATGTATATGACATTTGGAACACCGGAATTTCTTCATAAATTTACTGAAGAACATCCAAACGAGACAATGATTCAGCTGCAGGGGGATGACACCACCCTTCTTCTTCATGAAACAGAAGGAAGTACGGTATTCAGCCAGCCCCGTAAATATGAAATCTTTGATCAGACAGGTACACTGACAAATAACGGTTTCTTTGTATTCAATAACATTCCTGTTTCCGAAGAAGGACGTCCAGTTTTTGAACACCGCTTTAAAAACCGTGCAGGATTGATTGAAGAAGAGCCTGGTTTTGTGGCAATCCGTATTTTGCGTCCGCTCGATTCAGATACGTATGTCGTCCTGACACAATGGGAGGATGAAGAATCATTCAAGAACTGGCAAACCTCACAATCCTACAATAAAGCTCACGCTAAACGGGGGACGTCTGAAGGGATTGATCATCAGAAAAGCATTTTCCCGAGACAGTCTTTTGTCACTAAGTATGTAGGTCAGACTGAACAGTAA
- a CDS encoding phosphatase PAP2 family protein translates to MKKLFYPLGAVTLTAVLLLIVNLQSGATEDLDRYGQDVFGRMDFLLFFGFFGGEIFLATVSIAAILFLWFRRNNYVGMMVILLAVAGGNVLNKLIKTATERPRPGDPLAEAGYSFPSGHAMVSIIAAVVIIYLLTEKSGQTAVQIMLFSGALILSALAGLSRMPDQAHYFSDVVGGWLLGYTYAVICLLIYEVIMRRRRVERNT, encoded by the coding sequence GTGAAAAAGCTTTTTTATCCGCTCGGTGCGGTGACTTTGACAGCTGTTTTGTTATTGATCGTTAATCTGCAGTCTGGAGCAACAGAGGATCTCGACCGCTATGGACAAGACGTTTTTGGACGTATGGACTTTTTATTATTTTTCGGTTTTTTTGGCGGCGAGATTTTTCTGGCTACAGTCAGCATCGCGGCGATTCTTTTTTTATGGTTCAGGAGAAATAATTATGTAGGCATGATGGTCATCCTGCTGGCTGTTGCAGGAGGAAATGTGCTGAATAAACTGATTAAAACAGCGACTGAACGTCCGAGACCGGGAGACCCGCTGGCAGAAGCCGGCTACAGTTTTCCAAGTGGCCATGCGATGGTCAGCATCATTGCTGCGGTTGTAATCATTTATTTGCTCACTGAGAAATCCGGACAGACGGCTGTGCAGATTATGCTGTTTTCCGGCGCACTGATCCTGTCCGCTCTTGCCGGATTAAGCAGGATGCCGGATCAGGCACATTATTTTTCTGATGTCGTTGGAGGCTGGCTGCTCGGGTATACGTACGCCGTCATCTGTCTCCTGATCTATGAAGTAATCATGAGAAGGCGGAGAGTGGAGAGAAACACGTAA
- a CDS encoding M20 family metallopeptidase translates to MVSVRRYLHQHPELSFEEKETPAMIAAFYRELGVEVKTGVGGNGVTALIKGGNPGKRIALRADFDALPIQDEKDVPYKSTVPNKMHACGHDGHTSTLLHLAKALHAIREDLPGEYVMIHQHAEEYAPGGAKPMIEDGCLEGVDAVFGTHLWATEPTGKIQYRTGPIMAAADRFEIKIQGAGGHGAQPHKTKDALVTGAQLVTALQQVVSRKVNPIDSAVVTVGSFVADNAFNVIADSAKLIGTARTFNPEVRDLVEKEIGRITQGICLAADCTFDYTYFRGYPAVVNHAAETDYLVEQARHISDVKEIEEAEAQMGGEDFAYYLEHKPGTFFFTGAKAPHVEKPYPHHHPKFDFDEKAMLIAAKTLGASALNYHN, encoded by the coding sequence ATGGTATCTGTAAGAAGATATCTTCACCAGCATCCTGAATTATCATTTGAAGAAAAAGAAACGCCAGCCATGATTGCTGCTTTTTACAGAGAGCTTGGAGTGGAAGTCAAAACAGGCGTTGGCGGCAACGGTGTTACTGCACTCATTAAAGGCGGCAACCCGGGCAAAAGAATCGCTCTTCGCGCAGATTTCGATGCACTTCCTATTCAGGATGAAAAGGATGTTCCTTATAAATCAACCGTTCCAAATAAAATGCATGCATGCGGACATGATGGGCACACCTCTACCCTGCTTCATTTAGCAAAGGCACTGCATGCCATCCGTGAAGACCTGCCAGGTGAATATGTCATGATCCATCAGCACGCAGAGGAATACGCTCCAGGCGGCGCCAAGCCAATGATTGAAGACGGATGTCTCGAAGGCGTTGACGCTGTATTTGGCACTCACCTCTGGGCCACAGAGCCTACCGGAAAAATTCAATATCGTACGGGACCGATTATGGCTGCGGCAGACCGCTTCGAAATCAAAATTCAAGGAGCAGGCGGTCACGGCGCACAACCGCATAAAACAAAAGATGCACTCGTAACTGGTGCCCAGCTCGTCACGGCCCTTCAGCAGGTCGTATCGCGAAAAGTAAATCCAATTGACTCAGCTGTCGTGACCGTCGGATCGTTTGTAGCGGACAATGCCTTTAATGTCATTGCAGACTCAGCTAAGCTGATCGGAACCGCACGTACATTTAATCCTGAAGTCCGCGACCTCGTTGAAAAAGAAATCGGCCGGATCACACAGGGAATCTGTCTTGCAGCTGACTGTACATTCGACTACACCTATTTCCGCGGCTACCCTGCCGTTGTGAATCACGCAGCTGAAACAGACTATCTCGTTGAACAGGCACGCCATATCAGTGACGTCAAAGAAATCGAGGAAGCCGAAGCACAAATGGGCGGCGAAGACTTTGCCTACTACCTCGAGCATAAGCCGGGCACCTTCTTCTTCACCGGCGCCAAAGCACCACACGTCGAAAAACCATACCCTCACCACCATCCAAAATTCGATTTCGACGAAAAAGCCATGCTCATTGCAGCCAAAACACTGGGTGCATCAGCATTGAATTATCACAACTAA
- a CDS encoding ABC transporter permease — MKNVHDIWKDRLQDYNKELQKYLRYIFNGHLMFVIIFAVGGGGFAYSNWIQTLDSSFPSAIVIAAVLAVAATMSPVYTYLKEADKVYLTPLEGQMKQYFVNALVTSFMFQAYIVVVLLAVAMPLYVQTAGATFGDFFLLLIAVLALKIWNLVMRWTILRYQESFYHYIDTGFRFVLNLAFLWALFAQVPTWVVVAIAAILAGYLIAFRIITVEKTLKWELLIDLETLRLHRFYRFANLFTDVPHLKGQAKRRKWLDPILDRSKYGQSMSYYYLYVRTFLRSDEYFGLWVRLTIIASVIIIGSGVIWIKIGTALLFLYLTGFQLIPMMKKHELKIWPDLYPLSSSMKADAFRKVLVNTLAAQAAVFSVVSIWGGAWLDGLLTAGAAVLFVVAFVSVYLPAQVKKMQVL; from the coding sequence ATGAAAAACGTTCATGATATCTGGAAGGACAGGCTGCAGGACTATAATAAAGAATTGCAAAAGTATTTGCGCTACATCTTTAACGGGCATTTGATGTTCGTCATTATTTTTGCTGTCGGTGGCGGAGGATTTGCCTACAGCAATTGGATCCAAACGCTTGATTCAAGCTTCCCGTCAGCGATTGTCATTGCTGCCGTTCTTGCAGTTGCAGCGACGATGAGCCCGGTTTACACTTATTTAAAAGAGGCGGATAAAGTCTACCTGACGCCACTTGAGGGGCAGATGAAACAGTATTTTGTGAATGCGCTTGTGACGAGTTTTATGTTTCAGGCATACATTGTGGTTGTATTACTTGCCGTTGCGATGCCACTCTATGTTCAGACGGCCGGGGCCACTTTCGGAGATTTCTTTTTACTGTTGATCGCAGTGCTGGCATTAAAAATCTGGAATCTTGTCATGAGGTGGACGATTCTGCGTTATCAGGAATCGTTTTATCATTACATTGATACAGGCTTCCGGTTTGTATTAAACCTTGCTTTTTTATGGGCTCTTTTTGCACAGGTCCCGACTTGGGTAGTTGTGGCAATTGCAGCTATTCTGGCAGGTTATCTAATCGCCTTTAGAATCATAACTGTGGAAAAAACGCTGAAGTGGGAGCTGCTGATTGATCTTGAAACGCTCCGCCTTCACCGTTTTTACCGCTTTGCCAATCTGTTTACAGATGTCCCTCATTTAAAAGGGCAGGCAAAAAGGAGGAAGTGGCTGGATCCGATTCTGGACCGCTCTAAATACGGACAGAGCATGTCCTACTATTACTTATACGTCCGCACATTTTTGCGCTCAGACGAGTATTTTGGATTATGGGTTCGCCTGACCATTATTGCGTCTGTGATTATCATCGGCTCTGGTGTGATCTGGATTAAGATCGGAACTGCTTTATTGTTCCTGTATTTGACCGGATTCCAGCTCATTCCGATGATGAAAAAGCACGAGCTGAAAATCTGGCCGGATCTTTATCCGCTTTCGTCATCCATGAAGGCTGACGCATTTAGAAAAGTACTGGTGAATACGCTGGCAGCACAGGCGGCGGTTTTCAGTGTGGTGAGTATTTGGGGCGGTGCATGGCTGGACGGGCTGTTGACGGCAGGTGCTGCGGTACTGTTCGTTGTGGCTTTTGTGTCTGTTTATTTGCCTGCACAGGTTAAGAAGATGCAGGTTTTGTGA
- a CDS encoding ABC transporter ATP-binding protein, with protein sequence MSLLEINKLTGGYTRKPVLNEIDFSMNKGQIVGLIGLNGAGKSTTIKHIIGLMEPHSGTVSINGMELKHDPDQYRKQFSYIPEAPILYDELTLEEHLKLTAMAYGLNEAEVEERVPDLLKKFRMEGKLKWFPAHFSKGMKQKVMIMCAFLINPSLYIIDEPFVGLDPLAIQSLLNLMEEMKEGGAGILMSTHILATAERYCDSFIILHEGKVRAQGTLEKLRKEFSMPDAMLDDIYIQLTKEESYEKRS encoded by the coding sequence ATGTCACTTCTTGAGATCAATAAACTGACGGGCGGATATACGAGAAAACCCGTTTTAAATGAAATAGACTTTTCAATGAACAAGGGTCAGATTGTCGGCCTGATCGGGCTGAATGGTGCAGGTAAAAGTACGACCATCAAACACATTATCGGACTGATGGAGCCTCATTCAGGAACAGTATCCATTAATGGAATGGAGCTGAAACATGATCCTGACCAATACCGGAAACAGTTTTCCTACATACCTGAAGCACCCATTCTTTATGATGAACTGACGCTTGAGGAGCATTTAAAGCTGACAGCGATGGCGTATGGCCTGAATGAAGCAGAAGTGGAAGAAAGGGTCCCGGATCTGCTGAAGAAATTCAGGATGGAAGGCAAGCTTAAGTGGTTCCCTGCGCATTTTTCCAAGGGAATGAAGCAAAAAGTGATGATTATGTGTGCCTTTTTAATCAATCCAAGCCTGTATATTATTGATGAACCGTTTGTAGGGCTCGATCCGCTTGCGATCCAGTCCCTTCTCAATCTGATGGAAGAGATGAAGGAGGGAGGAGCGGGCATTCTGATGTCTACTCACATCCTTGCAACAGCCGAGCGGTACTGTGATTCATTTATCATTCTGCATGAGGGGAAAGTCCGGGCGCAGGGTACTCTTGAAAAACTGAGAAAAGAGTTTTCGATGCCCGATGCGATGCTCGATGACATTTATATTCAGCTGACAAAGGAAGAGTCATATGAAAAACGTTCATGA
- a CDS encoding HIT family protein — MSDCIFCKIINGEIPSSKVYEDEHVYAFLDISQVTKGHTLVIPKTHKKDLHELTPEMAGNLFSVVPKIANAMKQSFDMKGINLLNNNGEYAGQTVFHFHLHLLPRHGEEDGFKPEWQVHTEDYSNEQRAEIAAKIASNLA; from the coding sequence ATGAGTGATTGTATTTTCTGCAAAATTATAAATGGTGAGATTCCTTCTTCCAAGGTGTATGAGGATGAGCATGTGTACGCTTTTCTTGATATCAGTCAGGTGACGAAAGGTCATACGCTTGTCATCCCAAAAACCCATAAAAAAGATCTTCATGAACTGACACCGGAAATGGCAGGCAACCTGTTCTCTGTCGTTCCTAAAATCGCAAATGCAATGAAGCAGTCGTTTGATATGAAAGGAATCAATCTTTTAAATAACAATGGTGAATATGCGGGCCAGACGGTTTTTCATTTCCACCTTCATTTGTTGCCAAGACATGGTGAAGAAGACGGATTTAAGCCTGAATGGCAGGTACATACTGAGGATTATTCCAACGAGCAGCGTGCTGAAATCGCTGCGAAAATCGCGTCAAATCTTGCCTGA
- a CDS encoding tryptophan transporter, whose product MNTKTLVVLALFAGMGTALHLLIPGALLMKPDMSLLMMFLGILLFPGVKNVLLIGVATGILSGLTTTFPGGFLPNLIDKPITAFIFYGLILLGAKFVKSAVGAGIFTGVGTLVSGLIFLGSAAVLVGLPGPIMALFASAVLPAIAVNGVLMAIMYPIAKTIMKRSNLIETAA is encoded by the coding sequence ATGAACACAAAAACACTCGTAGTATTGGCATTATTCGCAGGAATGGGAACTGCGCTTCACCTGCTTATTCCCGGAGCACTATTAATGAAACCGGATATGTCGCTGTTAATGATGTTTTTAGGTATTCTGTTATTCCCGGGTGTAAAAAATGTATTGTTGATCGGTGTTGCGACAGGCATACTGTCAGGACTGACTACAACATTTCCCGGCGGATTCCTGCCTAACCTCATTGACAAACCGATTACAGCATTTATCTTTTATGGTCTCATTTTACTTGGTGCAAAGTTTGTGAAGTCAGCAGTCGGTGCCGGTATTTTCACCGGAGTCGGCACGCTTGTGTCCGGTTTGATTTTTCTTGGTTCTGCAGCAGTATTAGTCGGACTTCCGGGTCCAATTATGGCGCTTTTCGCAAGTGCTGTATTGCCGGCTATTGCAGTTAACGGTGTGCTGATGGCCATCATGTACCCGATCGCAAAAACCATTATGAAAAGATCAAACCTTATTGAAACAGCTGCCTGA
- a CDS encoding YtxH domain-containing protein translates to MNVKSFLLGLTAGFAAGAAGTLLSAPQSGQELRGTIRHTKDHWREHALEIQMNIQQVKESIQDVSKEGKESILTVASELKESIQAWKREADPAIHNLQEELAAIQATMEELERSIKQDAREEQPST, encoded by the coding sequence ATGAATGTAAAATCATTTTTGCTTGGGCTGACAGCCGGATTCGCTGCAGGTGCTGCCGGAACATTGCTTTCAGCACCCCAATCCGGTCAGGAATTGAGAGGGACAATCAGACATACAAAAGACCACTGGAGAGAACACGCACTTGAAATTCAGATGAATATTCAGCAAGTGAAAGAATCTATTCAGGACGTTTCAAAGGAAGGAAAAGAGTCCATCCTCACTGTGGCCTCTGAATTAAAAGAATCCATCCAGGCTTGGAAACGTGAAGCCGACCCGGCCATTCACAACCTGCAGGAAGAACTTGCAGCCATCCAGGCTACCATGGAAGAACTCGAACGCTCCATCAAACAGGACGCCCGCGAAGAACAACCATCAACATAA
- a CDS encoding HTH-type transcriptional regulator Hpr → MDDKLYSMKEAMLFSQRMAQLSKALWKAIEKDWQNWIKPYDLNINEHHILWIAYHLKGASISDVAKFGVMHVSTAFNFSKKLEERGYLQFSKRENDKRNTYIKLTEKGDALLLELMENYSPETHSVFQGASPLREIYGKFPEMMEMMAIVKNIYGDDFMKIFETSFHNIENEFTEVEGKIQKTRSADPLKQIASS, encoded by the coding sequence TTGGACGATAAGCTCTATTCAATGAAAGAAGCAATGTTATTTAGTCAGCGTATGGCACAGCTCAGCAAAGCTTTATGGAAAGCAATTGAAAAAGACTGGCAAAACTGGATTAAGCCTTACGATTTAAACATTAATGAACATCACATTTTATGGATTGCCTATCATTTAAAAGGTGCTTCTATCTCAGATGTCGCAAAGTTTGGTGTTATGCACGTATCGACTGCATTTAACTTCTCTAAAAAACTGGAAGAACGTGGATACCTTCAGTTTTCAAAAAGAGAGAATGATAAGCGGAATACGTACATTAAATTGACTGAAAAAGGTGACGCTCTTCTACTGGAGCTGATGGAAAACTATTCACCTGAAACGCATTCAGTGTTCCAGGGCGCATCTCCTCTAAGGGAAATTTACGGAAAGTTCCCTGAAATGATGGAAATGATGGCGATTGTAAAAAATATTTACGGCGATGATTTCATGAAGATCTTTGAAACTTCCTTTCATAATATTGAAAACGAATTCACTGAAGTGGAAGGAAAGATCCAGAAAACCCGATCAGCCGATCCGCTCAAGCAAATTGCCTCTTCATAA
- a CDS encoding DUF3267 domain-containing protein, translating to MHCWKSINVKKQYGFYRIFMLSTILVLTVFSILHVSIQLMVSHPLKDNHFIWFALGFLLVYPLHKIFHTIPLAGFMNLINLKTRFHFYFVPIMSVRVNKPIPKIYFIMALIFPFVILNSIFLYAAASFPGYAHYFTILTAYHCGICLVDFLYAKCLFKSPRGAFIEEDDDGYEILIPVKESTSSGM from the coding sequence TTGCATTGCTGGAAATCTATAAACGTTAAAAAACAGTACGGATTTTATCGGATTTTTATGCTTTCTACGATTCTTGTCCTGACTGTTTTTTCTATTTTACATGTATCCATCCAGCTGATGGTAAGTCATCCGCTTAAAGATAATCATTTTATCTGGTTCGCATTGGGATTTTTACTTGTGTATCCTTTACACAAGATTTTTCATACTATCCCTCTTGCCGGGTTTATGAATTTAATTAATTTGAAGACCAGATTTCATTTTTACTTTGTACCGATTATGTCTGTAAGAGTTAATAAACCTATTCCGAAAATTTATTTTATCATGGCGCTTATTTTTCCTTTTGTGATTTTAAACAGTATTTTCTTATATGCAGCTGCTTCTTTTCCGGGCTATGCCCATTATTTTACGATTCTGACCGCATATCACTGTGGTATTTGCCTTGTTGACTTTTTATATGCGAAATGCCTTTTCAAATCTCCTCGCGGTGCTTTTATCGAAGAGGATGATGATGGCTACGAAATTCTGATTCCCGTTAAGGAATCAACCTCCTCTGGGATGTAA
- a CDS encoding YjcZ family sporulation protein, with the protein MSHKHGNYYGGFALVVVLFILLIIIGSAWF; encoded by the coding sequence ATGTCACATAAACACGGTAACTACTACGGAGGCTTCGCCCTAGTCGTCGTCCTCTTCATACTTCTTATCATCATCGGCAGCGCGTGGTTCTAA
- a CDS encoding YjcZ family sporulation protein: protein MSCGYGGGFALIVVLFILLIIVGAAWF, encoded by the coding sequence ATGTCCTGTGGATACGGTGGAGGATTCGCACTTATTGTCGTGCTGTTCATCCTTCTGATCATTGTCGGAGCAGCGTGGTTCTAA
- a CDS encoding peptidylprolyl isomerase, with amino-acid sequence MKKWIAAASLTLGVAALAGCSDEESASEVIASSSAGDITKDELYEEMKKTVGEQALQMMMLEQVLEEKYPVDQETIDAEFEEAKAQYGEQFDMVLSQQGYDEESFKEMLKLNRMQENALVADVEVTDEEIQAEYDKMKKEVSARHILVADEATALDVKKQLEDGADFAELAKEVSTEPAAQETGGDLGFFGPGTMDPAFEEAAFNLEPNVISDPVETSFGWHIIEVTETREAEVEPLEEIRDQVEHDLKLAKADMNQIGTVVRDLLNEANIQVEDEDLTETFDALLQEPVSSPAAPPAEEPAEEETTEDTEE; translated from the coding sequence ATGAAAAAGTGGATTGCAGCAGCTTCACTTACTTTAGGTGTAGCGGCTTTAGCAGGTTGCAGTGACGAGGAATCAGCAAGTGAAGTGATCGCTTCTTCGAGTGCAGGGGACATTACGAAGGACGAGCTTTATGAAGAGATGAAGAAGACTGTTGGGGAACAGGCGCTTCAAATGATGATGCTCGAACAGGTACTTGAAGAAAAATATCCTGTTGATCAGGAGACCATTGACGCTGAGTTTGAAGAAGCGAAAGCACAGTACGGCGAGCAGTTTGACATGGTCCTTTCACAGCAGGGATACGATGAGGAATCCTTCAAGGAAATGCTGAAACTGAATCGTATGCAGGAGAATGCACTCGTTGCAGACGTTGAAGTAACAGATGAAGAAATTCAGGCTGAATACGACAAGATGAAAAAAGAAGTCAGCGCACGTCATATTCTTGTTGCTGACGAAGCAACAGCACTTGATGTGAAAAAGCAGCTTGAGGATGGCGCAGACTTTGCTGAGCTTGCAAAAGAAGTTTCTACTGAGCCTGCAGCACAAGAAACAGGTGGAGACCTTGGATTCTTCGGACCGGGAACAATGGATCCTGCTTTCGAAGAGGCCGCTTTTAACCTTGAACCTAATGTCATCAGTGATCCGGTCGAAACGAGCTTCGGCTGGCACATTATCGAAGTAACAGAAACGCGCGAAGCAGAGGTTGAGCCTCTTGAAGAGATTCGTGATCAGGTTGAGCATGATCTGAAACTGGCAAAAGCAGATATGAATCAGATCGGAACCGTTGTAAGAGACTTGCTTAACGAAGCAAATATCCAGGTAGAAGACGAAGATTTGACTGAAACATTTGATGCCCTTCTACAGGAACCTGTCA